A stretch of Myxococcales bacterium DNA encodes these proteins:
- a CDS encoding glycosyltransferase, which yields MKDPVLSLCVCTLDGASRIADTLWSLVCQSADPDRYEILVIENDVQAQAATKRVVDDICGTGREIRLVIEPKLGLSNARNRAVLESRGDFVFFIDDDATASPRLVESYIRAIEEQSPDVIGGNIQPLFEQPPPPELEYSWWPHWSLKHFGAQDRWLATDEYFLGTNVGASRTLLMEHAFDARLGRTGEDLTGGEEWYLGDQRFRRRFVAAATVFHQVPVERMQPRYFVKRMYFGTISRARITDPNASLPTLPRVERLRRHLRRPAGQAALLFRKLVWAARIAFERRRFIREKIREKNASEERGNGGVK from the coding sequence GTGAAGGATCCTGTGCTCAGCCTGTGCGTGTGCACTCTCGACGGAGCCTCTCGCATCGCCGACACCCTCTGGAGCCTCGTCTGCCAGAGTGCCGACCCGGATCGCTATGAAATTCTCGTCATCGAGAACGATGTTCAGGCCCAGGCCGCTACGAAGCGTGTGGTCGATGACATATGTGGGACGGGACGTGAGATCCGACTGGTCATAGAACCCAAGCTCGGTCTGTCGAACGCGCGCAACCGCGCAGTGCTCGAGAGCCGAGGCGACTTTGTCTTCTTCATCGACGACGACGCAACCGCGTCGCCCCGATTGGTCGAGAGTTACATCCGTGCGATCGAGGAACAGAGTCCAGACGTGATCGGGGGCAATATCCAGCCTTTGTTCGAACAGCCACCTCCCCCCGAGCTGGAGTACAGCTGGTGGCCCCACTGGTCTCTCAAACACTTTGGCGCGCAAGACCGTTGGCTTGCCACCGACGAGTATTTCTTGGGTACCAACGTCGGCGCCTCGCGCACGTTGCTGATGGAGCACGCCTTTGATGCGCGGCTGGGGCGCACCGGTGAGGATCTGACCGGAGGCGAAGAGTGGTATCTCGGCGATCAGCGCTTTCGCCGCCGCTTCGTCGCCGCCGCAACCGTGTTTCACCAGGTTCCAGTGGAACGCATGCAGCCGCGATATTTCGTGAAACGCATGTACTTCGGCACGATCTCACGTGCGCGCATTACAGATCCGAATGCAAGCCTCCCCACGCTCCCACGGGTCGAGCGTTTGCGCCGGCACTTGCGTCGACCCGCTGGGCAGGCGGCACTGCTATTTCGCAAACTCGTCTGGGCTGCGCGCATCGCCTTTGAGCGCCGCCGCTTCATCCGAGAGAAGATCCGAGAAAAGAACGCGAGCGAAGAACGCGGAAACGGAGGTGTGAAGTGA
- a CDS encoding glycosyltransferase family 39 protein, with amino-acid sequence MSARGTAWLLAAAIALGAALRFRLLSLPFERNEGEYAYAGQLMLQGISPYELAYTMKLPSVPAVYASMMLPFGQTHVGIHFGLLLINALTGWLIFAVGRRLIGKFSGISAAAFFAVTSTLPAVEGLWANAEHFVLPFALAGITAYFRWLDDSRYRDLLISGLLLGCGILMKQQGAAFLLFVGLCLGWKLFVTRTGQWQTAMRAFSSLAGGAALPIALMALIALALGSFDKFLYWTTDFASPYTVSNSFERGWFNFLHTGGAVWQQATAVGLLAAVAPLCLDWSPARRFASMRLLLFALLSFLAVCPGLFFRPHDFVLLLPAATMLAGASLDRCYQILCDFTHNSLLRALPGAIALIVVLVTLAVNQGDLLHATPDQLLRRTYGINSFSEAVSIGSYLREHTQWDETIAVIGSEPQIYFYAQRKSATGHIFTYPLMEDRPQAATMQLEMAREIEAASPKYLVYVHDPSSWMMNRRSSTLIFDWLSEYRNRYQIVGWTEAGAKASAVHWGRPTIWPPRSSSWMAIYRRTEAPDPLTRGNR; translated from the coding sequence GTGAGCGCTCGTGGTACGGCATGGCTACTGGCCGCCGCCATCGCCCTGGGCGCCGCGCTACGTTTTCGCCTGCTCTCGCTGCCCTTCGAACGAAACGAGGGCGAGTACGCCTACGCGGGGCAGCTCATGCTCCAGGGCATCTCACCCTACGAACTCGCATACACGATGAAACTTCCCAGCGTGCCGGCGGTCTACGCCAGCATGATGTTGCCATTTGGGCAGACTCACGTTGGAATACACTTCGGCCTGCTCCTGATCAATGCCCTGACGGGCTGGTTGATCTTCGCAGTGGGCCGGCGGCTGATCGGAAAATTTTCCGGGATTTCGGCGGCGGCTTTCTTCGCCGTAACTTCGACATTGCCCGCAGTCGAGGGGTTGTGGGCCAACGCCGAACACTTCGTCCTGCCCTTTGCGCTGGCGGGAATCACGGCGTACTTCCGCTGGCTGGACGACTCGCGATACCGAGATCTGCTGATCTCGGGCCTGCTACTCGGCTGTGGCATTTTGATGAAACAGCAGGGCGCCGCGTTCCTGTTGTTTGTGGGACTATGCCTCGGATGGAAGCTCTTCGTCACGCGGACGGGCCAGTGGCAAACCGCCATGCGTGCATTTTCCAGTCTCGCAGGAGGCGCTGCGCTTCCCATTGCACTGATGGCGTTGATCGCATTGGCCTTGGGTAGCTTTGACAAATTCTTGTATTGGACGACCGACTTCGCGTCCCCGTACACTGTCAGCAACAGCTTCGAGCGCGGCTGGTTCAATTTCTTGCACACGGGCGGAGCGGTCTGGCAGCAGGCAACCGCTGTGGGACTCTTGGCTGCAGTAGCTCCGCTGTGTCTCGACTGGTCTCCGGCTCGTCGTTTTGCTTCGATGCGCCTTCTTCTGTTCGCTCTATTGTCGTTCTTGGCAGTGTGCCCGGGGCTCTTCTTTCGGCCCCACGATTTTGTCTTGCTGTTGCCTGCTGCGACAATGCTCGCCGGGGCCAGTCTGGATCGTTGCTATCAAATCCTTTGCGATTTCACTCACAACAGTCTGCTTCGTGCCCTGCCCGGCGCCATCGCGCTGATCGTCGTGCTGGTCACGCTTGCGGTGAACCAGGGCGACCTGCTCCACGCCACCCCCGACCAGTTGTTGCGCAGGACTTATGGCATCAATTCCTTTTCCGAGGCGGTCTCGATTGGCAGTTACTTGCGAGAGCACACCCAATGGGACGAAACCATTGCGGTGATCGGCTCCGAACCGCAGATCTACTTCTATGCCCAGCGAAAATCTGCCACGGGTCATATTTTCACTTATCCCTTGATGGAAGACCGTCCTCAGGCCGCGACGATGCAGCTGGAAATGGCGCGCGAAATCGAAGCCGCCTCTCCAAAATATCTCGTTTACGTCCACGATCCCAGTTCGTGGATGATGAACAGGCGATCTTCCACTTTGATCTTCGACTGGCTCTCGGAGTACAGGAACCGCTATCAGATCGTGGGGTGGACTGAAGCGGGCGCCAAAGCGTCAGCTGTTCACTGGGGTAGACCCACGATCTGGCCGCCCAGGTCATCGAGTTGGATGGCCATCTACCGTCGCACCGAAGCGCCCGACCCTCTCACGCGCGGAAACCGTTAG
- a CDS encoding motility associated factor glycosyltransferase family protein, protein MVPGEPTLWRRLRRAALTSLRGSHAYFRFESRHARINPELASLRGSGKGKRCVIMGGGPSLKAVDPDLLKDEVTFGVNGIFLIEDWLGFLPTYYVVEDALVVEDRADAIASLEGPTKIYGSVYRNRIRETGDVRYANVLYDYSAYPEFPYFSADASRCLWVGGTVSYLCLQLAYYMEFDPVILVGFDHNYSEPADVVKGSNQNEWTSQSDDPNHFHPDYFGKGKRWHAPRTDRMELAYEKARAEFDKVGRKVINATEGGKLEVFERVPFDMLFARKVGQ, encoded by the coding sequence ATGGTCCCCGGCGAACCCACACTTTGGCGACGTTTGCGACGTGCCGCGCTGACCTCACTGCGCGGTTCTCACGCCTACTTCCGCTTCGAATCTCGGCATGCCCGGATCAATCCGGAACTCGCCAGCCTGCGCGGGAGTGGGAAGGGCAAGCGCTGCGTGATCATGGGCGGAGGCCCATCGCTGAAGGCCGTGGACCCCGATCTCTTGAAGGACGAGGTGACCTTTGGCGTCAACGGCATATTTCTCATCGAGGACTGGCTCGGTTTCCTTCCCACCTATTACGTCGTAGAAGACGCACTGGTCGTCGAGGATCGCGCCGACGCGATCGCTTCGCTCGAGGGCCCAACCAAGATTTATGGTTCTGTTTATCGCAACAGAATTAGAGAAACGGGGGACGTGCGCTATGCGAACGTCCTCTACGACTATTCGGCCTATCCCGAGTTTCCCTATTTCAGCGCAGACGCATCCCGTTGTCTCTGGGTAGGGGGGACGGTGAGCTATCTCTGTCTCCAGCTCGCCTACTACATGGAATTCGATCCTGTCATCCTGGTGGGCTTCGATCACAACTACAGCGAACCCGCGGATGTGGTCAAGGGCAGCAACCAGAACGAATGGACTTCTCAGTCCGACGATCCCAATCACTTTCACCCCGACTATTTCGGCAAGGGCAAGCGCTGGCACGCACCGCGCACCGACCGCATGGAACTCGCCTATGAGAAGGCTAGGGCGGAGTTCGACAAGGTCGGGCGCAAGGTCATCAATGCGACCGAAGGGGGCAAACTCGAGGTCTTTGAGCGAGTGCCGTTCGACATGTTGTTTGCCCGAAAGGTTGGCCAGTGA
- a CDS encoding SDR family NAD(P)-dependent oxidoreductase yields the protein MNSLEGKVCLVTGATDGHGRAMARQLAKLGADVVVHGRNPEKCAAVQQEIAAHSGGKLPQVLLCDLASRESIDAAAAQYLASGRPLDILVNNAGMVSLERQESVDGHELVLAVNFFAMFQLTMRLWPRLVESAPARVINLSSDTYKIGNLDLDNLALEPYSVANAYSRSKLAVVYFTRELALRTAGQGVTVNAVDPGPVASNIGANNPGLLYSIAKPMIKYLFPSADRAARTAMMLATDPSLKDASGGYYRSMKLRENPLDFDTNFSLRLWKIASAATGTDL from the coding sequence ATGAACTCACTCGAAGGCAAAGTCTGTCTCGTCACAGGAGCCACGGACGGCCACGGCCGCGCGATGGCCAGGCAACTCGCAAAGCTCGGCGCGGACGTCGTCGTCCACGGTCGCAACCCCGAAAAGTGCGCCGCCGTGCAACAAGAGATTGCCGCGCACAGTGGCGGCAAGCTTCCCCAGGTCTTACTCTGTGATCTCGCCTCTCGAGAATCGATCGATGCAGCGGCCGCGCAGTACCTCGCAAGCGGGCGCCCTCTCGACATTCTGGTCAACAACGCTGGCATGGTGAGTCTCGAGCGTCAGGAGAGCGTAGACGGCCATGAACTCGTGCTGGCGGTGAACTTCTTCGCAATGTTCCAATTGACCATGCGCCTTTGGCCGCGATTGGTCGAAAGCGCACCCGCCCGGGTGATCAATCTCTCCTCCGACACCTACAAGATCGGCAACCTCGACCTCGACAATCTGGCCCTCGAACCCTATTCGGTGGCCAACGCCTATTCGCGCTCGAAACTCGCGGTGGTTTACTTCACCCGAGAACTCGCGCTGCGCACCGCGGGACAGGGCGTCACCGTAAACGCCGTGGACCCGGGACCGGTCGCTTCGAACATCGGAGCCAACAACCCGGGCCTCCTCTATTCAATCGCCAAGCCCATGATCAAGTACCTGTTTCCGAGCGCCGACCGCGCTGCCCGCACTGCCATGATGCTCGCGACCGATCCCAGCCTGAAAGATGCGAGCGGTGGCTACTACCGCTCGATGAAGCTGCGAGAAAACCCCCTCGACTTCGATACCAACTTCTCTCTGCGCTTGTGGAAAATTGCGAGTGCGGCGACGGGGACGGATCTTTAG
- a CDS encoding response regulator, producing MSPLKLLLVEDNESHSVLMTERLTGLGAEVVPVRTIAGAIRLLETESAFDLAVLDQNLPDGSGFEVQDFLSKRSNPLPVLFVTADDHAEHAVRAMKRGARGYVVKRPEYLSELSEEVSSIIDLHQLHERQPTSFVSETRSEYEIQERGKLAEALQRNCWNVSATARELGIGRGKLRSRMSTLGLDE from the coding sequence ATGTCACCTTTGAAACTCCTGCTGGTTGAAGACAACGAATCACATTCGGTGCTCATGACTGAGCGGCTCACGGGACTTGGGGCAGAGGTTGTCCCCGTGCGTACGATCGCAGGCGCGATCCGGTTGCTCGAGACTGAATCTGCATTTGACCTCGCAGTTCTCGATCAAAACTTGCCCGATGGGTCCGGGTTCGAAGTGCAAGACTTCTTGAGCAAGCGCTCGAACCCCTTGCCCGTGCTCTTCGTAACCGCTGACGACCATGCGGAGCATGCGGTGCGGGCGATGAAACGGGGAGCCAGGGGATACGTCGTCAAGAGACCCGAGTATCTCAGCGAGCTGAGCGAGGAAGTTTCTTCGATCATCGATCTACACCAACTACACGAGAGACAACCCACAAGTTTCGTGTCCGAAACTCGTAGCGAGTACGAAATACAAGAGCGCGGCAAGCTGGCCGAAGCTCTCCAGCGAAATTGTTGGAACGTCTCGGCCACAGCCCGAGAGCTGGGCATCGGTCGAGGGAAGTTGCGCAGTCGCATGTCTACGCTGGGACTGGACGAGTAA
- a CDS encoding DUF4262 domain-containing protein, which produces MNGIRTEGRPIPEARDDSDRKVIHDVNTHGWHVVNILPENETPGWAFTIGLEQSLKHPEIVVFGLDSELAHPLLNDLGDAIREGQVYEPGREYAGLLEGVQLTFRPVLPVWYRPFLGTALWFNDGPSFSTLQLLWPDKGDRFPWQDGFDPDWTWAQPMLFESDPVSANVEALLRSLGDPQ; this is translated from the coding sequence ATGAACGGCATCAGAACGGAGGGCCGACCGATTCCGGAAGCCAGGGACGACAGCGATCGAAAGGTGATCCACGACGTGAATACTCACGGGTGGCACGTTGTGAACATCTTGCCAGAAAACGAAACCCCGGGATGGGCCTTCACGATCGGCCTTGAGCAGAGCCTGAAACATCCCGAGATCGTGGTCTTCGGCCTCGACTCGGAACTTGCCCATCCGCTCCTCAACGATCTTGGCGATGCAATTCGCGAGGGCCAGGTCTACGAACCGGGGCGCGAGTACGCAGGACTTCTCGAAGGCGTGCAACTCACCTTTCGTCCAGTGCTGCCGGTCTGGTACCGGCCGTTTCTCGGAACCGCCCTCTGGTTCAACGACGGACCGTCTTTTTCCACTCTCCAGCTACTCTGGCCCGACAAGGGCGACCGCTTCCCCTGGCAGGACGGCTTTGACCCAGACTGGACCTGGGCGCAGCCCATGCTCTTCGAGTCCGATCCGGTCAGCGCAAATGTCGAAGCACTTTTGCGTTCACTCGGAGACCCGCAGTAG
- a CDS encoding radical SAM protein, producing MSDPSLPRPDPELQAFLERFRLASPTGMDDLAARSAASIGESPIRRAAKGGIEPLVEWDHYPISITFDPTGRCNVVCEMCDFHRVRSDKGWKVRQMPELDPEVLRARLREEVPMRQVMFSGGGAEFFVHKRWPELVEAARSRAREIAVITNGTAITEKVRERIVDLQMEVIRVSLHGATAKTAMEIMRGSQFEAVKENLSKLVRLRDERGVRYPRLHISFVGMKKNIAEFPDFVELAADLGADSVTLSSLMERPADGMEHTQGQSLVHDPDRLREIWRSASANASKRGISLLVNEPYRNLVEHVAEGVAVSDDDDFDDEPHSPVSRGETKLCLFPFEKPFVGLNGSVGLCCSTTGRDVEMGNADVSSFGAVWHGESYTALRRSLLTGENLPGFCAQCPRAPNVKPKTMELHAALLHARTTGRFTGIAIALRNLAHYRRYRSELAQLHMPHIRVMSIAKSVVRRLLGMEV from the coding sequence GTGAGCGATCCTTCGCTGCCCCGCCCCGATCCCGAACTCCAGGCATTTCTCGAACGCTTTCGCCTTGCGAGTCCTACGGGGATGGATGATCTCGCCGCGCGTTCAGCAGCGTCGATCGGAGAATCCCCGATCCGTCGAGCTGCGAAGGGCGGGATCGAACCCTTGGTCGAATGGGACCACTACCCGATCAGCATCACCTTTGATCCGACTGGCCGCTGCAATGTTGTCTGCGAGATGTGCGATTTCCATCGCGTTCGCAGCGACAAGGGCTGGAAGGTTCGACAGATGCCCGAACTCGATCCCGAAGTTTTGCGTGCGCGTTTGCGCGAAGAAGTACCCATGCGTCAAGTGATGTTCAGCGGGGGTGGGGCTGAGTTCTTCGTGCATAAGCGCTGGCCCGAGCTCGTCGAAGCGGCCCGGAGTCGGGCGCGGGAGATCGCTGTCATCACCAACGGTACGGCGATCACCGAAAAGGTGCGCGAGCGAATCGTCGATCTGCAAATGGAAGTGATTCGAGTTTCGCTCCACGGCGCAACAGCCAAGACCGCGATGGAGATCATGCGCGGTTCGCAGTTCGAGGCCGTAAAGGAGAACCTCTCCAAACTCGTGCGCCTGCGCGACGAACGCGGCGTTCGCTATCCGCGCCTGCATATCTCGTTTGTGGGTATGAAGAAAAATATCGCCGAGTTCCCCGACTTTGTGGAACTAGCAGCGGATCTCGGCGCCGATTCCGTGACCCTGAGCAGCTTGATGGAGCGCCCGGCCGACGGCATGGAACACACCCAGGGCCAAAGCCTGGTGCACGATCCAGATCGCCTGCGTGAAATCTGGCGATCGGCGTCGGCCAACGCCAGCAAGCGCGGCATCTCGTTGCTCGTCAACGAACCGTATCGAAACCTCGTCGAGCATGTTGCGGAAGGCGTGGCCGTGAGTGACGACGACGACTTCGACGACGAACCGCATTCTCCGGTGAGTCGCGGCGAGACGAAGCTTTGCCTGTTTCCCTTCGAGAAGCCCTTCGTAGGCTTGAACGGAAGCGTAGGCTTGTGCTGCTCGACCACGGGTCGTGATGTCGAGATGGGCAATGCCGACGTTTCCTCCTTCGGTGCGGTATGGCACGGAGAATCCTACACGGCGTTGCGCCGTTCGCTCTTGACCGGAGAGAACCTGCCCGGTTTTTGTGCGCAGTGCCCTCGCGCCCCAAATGTAAAGCCCAAGACGATGGAGCTGCACGCAGCACTTCTCCACGCGCGCACGACCGGGAGGTTTACCGGCATTGCGATTGCATTGCGGAACCTCGCTCACTACCGCCGCTACCGGAGCGAATTGGCGCAGCTCCACATGCCACACATCCGCGTGATGTCGATTGCAAAGTCGGTGGTGCGTCGACTGCTCGGGATGGAGGTGTAG
- a CDS encoding ABC transporter permease codes for MAEIPITYINPESVSARHFLGEYWHYRDLLYFLTWRDVKVRYKQTLLGVAWAVLVPMMQMLIFGVIFGKVAKLPSNGLDPFVFYLCALVPWQFFANALTASSGSLVAQSHLLTKVYFPRLFIPVSACVASSIDFAISFVMMLLVIIAFGIVPADTIVLIPPIMLLFFLNAVGVGTLFAALAVRYRDVRFVVPVLVQTWMYASVLLPFNQLPESWGVWRYLYALNPLVGEIEAFRWCLVHHEMTDASPPWMLLALGVPASVLFMVVGLRYFHRMERKFADAV; via the coding sequence GTGGCTGAAATCCCCATTACCTACATCAACCCTGAATCGGTCTCGGCCCGGCACTTCCTGGGCGAGTACTGGCACTATCGGGATCTGCTCTACTTCCTTACCTGGCGCGACGTCAAGGTGCGGTACAAGCAGACGCTGCTCGGCGTAGCCTGGGCGGTGCTCGTTCCCATGATGCAAATGCTGATCTTTGGTGTGATTTTTGGCAAGGTCGCAAAACTTCCGTCAAACGGTCTCGACCCATTTGTCTTCTATTTGTGCGCGCTAGTTCCCTGGCAGTTCTTCGCCAATGCCCTCACCGCGTCGAGCGGTTCATTGGTCGCGCAGTCACATCTCCTCACCAAGGTCTATTTCCCGCGACTCTTCATCCCAGTGAGTGCGTGCGTGGCGAGCAGTATCGACTTCGCGATCTCTTTTGTGATGATGCTCCTGGTCATCATCGCTTTCGGCATCGTCCCCGCCGACACCATTGTCCTGATTCCCCCGATCATGCTCCTCTTCTTCTTGAACGCGGTTGGGGTCGGGACGCTGTTTGCCGCACTCGCAGTGCGCTACCGGGACGTTCGCTTCGTGGTGCCCGTGCTGGTGCAAACCTGGATGTACGCGTCGGTGCTCCTTCCTTTCAATCAATTGCCCGAGAGTTGGGGAGTCTGGCGATATCTCTATGCCCTCAATCCACTGGTCGGCGAGATTGAAGCCTTTCGCTGGTGTCTCGTGCATCACGAAATGACGGATGCCAGCCCGCCCTGGATGCTGCTGGCGTTGGGAGTGCCCGCCAGCGTGTTGTTCATGGTCGTCGGGCTCCGCTATTTCCATCGGATGGAACGGAAGTTTGCCGATGCGGTCTGA
- a CDS encoding ABC transporter ATP-binding protein — translation MSNDIAIRTEGLGKCYRVGEASDLTLSFREAAMGRLWGQLRRFVPSIGGNAHAAVERELFWALRNFDLEVKKGEVIGILGRNGAGKSTLLKVLSRITAPTEGRAEIHGRVGSLLEVGTGFHLELTGRENVFLNGAILGMRKAEIKARFDEIVDFSEIGTFIDTPVKRYSSGMRMRLGFVVAAFLEPEILFIDEVLAVGDAEFRRKCMGKMDSIAGEGRTILFVSHNMSAISNLCTRAILIEDGRCVLSGEPQGVIQDYLDRSAAESSELTPGSFDLSARKNAWSGPDLIIRKLELLDAEMNPRSSFAMGEKLFVRVHLEGMSASKGASVSLIVKDGNDRWLCDLNTAMSCSGIKEPRSWSEIATLEIDRIPFVPGRYPLAISVASVGTKGRLDYVDRAAVLEVTDADVYDSGYSLSRSKGVLYLEGRWSIEGAQDDEPSSE, via the coding sequence ATGAGCAATGACATCGCCATTCGCACCGAAGGACTCGGGAAGTGTTACCGGGTTGGAGAAGCTTCCGACCTCACCCTGAGCTTTCGCGAAGCCGCCATGGGTCGGCTGTGGGGCCAACTCCGCCGGTTCGTTCCGTCGATCGGTGGCAATGCCCACGCTGCGGTCGAGCGCGAGCTCTTCTGGGCATTGCGAAACTTTGATCTCGAGGTGAAGAAAGGTGAGGTCATCGGGATCCTCGGTCGCAACGGTGCGGGCAAGTCGACACTGCTCAAGGTGCTCTCGCGCATCACGGCTCCAACTGAAGGCCGCGCTGAAATTCACGGCAGGGTGGGATCGCTACTCGAAGTGGGAACCGGGTTCCATCTCGAGTTGACCGGACGCGAAAATGTATTCTTGAACGGGGCCATCCTCGGGATGCGCAAAGCCGAGATCAAGGCTCGCTTCGACGAGATCGTCGATTTCTCCGAGATCGGAACCTTTATCGATACGCCTGTGAAGCGCTACTCGAGCGGCATGCGGATGCGCCTCGGATTTGTGGTCGCGGCTTTTCTCGAGCCCGAGATCCTCTTTATCGATGAAGTATTGGCGGTGGGAGACGCCGAATTTCGACGCAAGTGCATGGGGAAGATGGATTCCATCGCCGGGGAAGGGCGGACCATCCTCTTCGTGAGCCACAACATGTCCGCAATCTCGAATCTCTGCACTCGTGCGATCCTGATCGAGGATGGACGCTGTGTACTTTCTGGCGAACCCCAGGGCGTCATTCAGGATTACCTCGATCGGTCGGCCGCGGAATCGAGCGAACTCACTCCCGGCAGCTTCGATCTATCGGCTCGCAAAAACGCTTGGTCGGGGCCCGATCTGATCATCCGCAAGCTCGAGTTGCTCGATGCTGAGATGAACCCGCGCAGCAGCTTCGCAATGGGAGAGAAGCTGTTCGTGCGCGTCCACCTCGAAGGAATGTCGGCTTCCAAGGGGGCGAGCGTCAGTTTGATCGTGAAGGACGGTAATGACCGCTGGCTCTGCGACCTCAATACGGCGATGAGCTGCAGCGGGATCAAGGAACCGAGGTCCTGGTCGGAAATCGCGACCCTCGAAATCGACCGCATTCCCTTTGTCCCAGGGCGCTATCCCCTTGCGATCAGCGTGGCCAGCGTCGGCACGAAAGGGCGGCTCGATTATGTCGATCGGGCAGCTGTGCTCGAGGTTACCGATGCAGATGTCTACGATAGCGGCTACAGCCTGAGCCGTTCGAAGGGCGTTCTCTATCTCGAGGGTCGCTGGAGCATCGAGGGCGCGCAGGACGACGAACCGTCCAGCGAGTAA
- a CDS encoding sigma-54-dependent Fis family transcriptional regulator codes for MTASDAVSPSLLIVEDDPTTATLITQALSAIDIRPEIASNCRDAYRALHRREYACVVIDLGLPDGSGHDIQKTISRKGNPPPVVFVSADDQAESAIQVLQAGAAEYVVKRPEYLDLLRDTVINLVNLNVDDRTFAKSPGEQRSGGSASCTLIGNSRQMREVRSRIDRCANGDVTVLITGETGTGKELVARAIHRAGPGADAPFVAVNCAAITGSLFESELFGSIRGAFTGAVRDRRGLFAAAGRGTIFLDEIGELPLDAQAKLLRVLEDKSYRRVGDTREIHSQARVVIATNRDLLEEVEQGNFREDLFYRLDVMGIAVPPMREHLVDLPMLVDHFLAAEAGDFGLRRASTPALDQLRVHSWPGNVRELRHAITRTLLWTDEVEIQRFELRSGGNSQVSSQNRRGLGWSQVAAALCAHKGRLGPTSEALDVSVRTLQRRIRDLRMNTRDFR; via the coding sequence GTGACTGCATCGGATGCCGTGTCACCGAGTTTGCTCATCGTTGAGGATGATCCCACTACAGCAACCTTGATCACCCAAGCGCTGTCCGCGATCGACATTCGGCCCGAGATTGCTTCCAACTGTAGAGATGCATACCGCGCACTTCATCGCAGAGAGTATGCCTGTGTGGTGATCGACCTGGGCCTGCCCGACGGCAGCGGGCACGATATTCAGAAAACGATTTCTCGCAAAGGGAACCCACCGCCAGTTGTGTTCGTTTCTGCAGATGATCAAGCCGAATCTGCAATTCAGGTTCTCCAGGCGGGTGCCGCGGAGTATGTGGTCAAACGTCCTGAGTACCTGGATCTGCTCCGAGACACGGTGATCAATCTGGTGAATCTCAACGTAGACGATCGAACTTTCGCTAAGTCTCCGGGTGAACAGAGGAGCGGCGGTTCTGCCTCATGCACACTGATTGGAAACAGCAGGCAGATGCGCGAGGTGCGAAGCCGGATTGATCGCTGCGCCAACGGTGATGTAACGGTGCTGATCACCGGCGAAACCGGAACCGGAAAAGAATTGGTTGCCCGCGCAATACACCGCGCCGGACCCGGCGCCGACGCGCCGTTTGTCGCCGTCAATTGTGCGGCGATCACGGGAAGTCTTTTCGAAAGTGAACTCTTCGGGTCGATTCGCGGCGCCTTCACCGGAGCGGTTCGCGACCGACGGGGGCTATTTGCGGCCGCGGGCCGCGGCACGATCTTTCTGGACGAAATCGGAGAGTTGCCCCTCGACGCCCAGGCAAAGCTTTTGCGGGTGCTCGAAGACAAGAGCTATCGACGTGTAGGAGATACGCGAGAAATCCACTCCCAGGCTCGAGTCGTCATTGCCACGAACCGCGACTTGCTCGAAGAAGTCGAGCAAGGAAATTTTCGAGAGGATCTGTTCTACCGGCTCGATGTCATGGGCATCGCTGTCCCGCCCATGCGCGAGCATCTGGTCGATCTACCGATGCTCGTGGATCACTTTTTGGCTGCCGAAGCCGGGGATTTCGGATTGCGGCGCGCATCCACACCGGCGCTGGACCAGCTTCGAGTTCACTCCTGGCCGGGCAATGTTCGAGAGTTGCGTCACGCGATCACCCGCACCTTGTTGTGGACCGACGAAGTGGAGATCCAGCGTTTCGAACTTCGCTCCGGCGGCAATTCGCAGGTTTCCTCCCAGAACAGACGGGGGTTGGGATGGAGCCAAGTGGCTGCGGCCCTGTGCGCGCACAAAGGTCGCCTGGGGCCAACGTCCGAAGCCCTCGATGTGAGTGTGAGGACGCTTCAGCGGCGCATTCGCGATCTCAGAATGAACACGCGAGATTTTCGCTAA
- a CDS encoding VOC family protein has protein sequence MPEDGPKDGRPGVWIGHVELPTQDVKTMSEFMVQLGMRLLMEGDEFAILELRGGTHLVLTNCDEPASGEAPFDLMVEDLDASYERIRALNYVTSEIESGEIHSSFTVTAPSGHTIKFNSNHVSDQPV, from the coding sequence ATGCCAGAAGACGGACCAAAAGACGGACGACCTGGCGTGTGGATTGGCCACGTTGAACTCCCGACCCAGGACGTCAAGACGATGTCCGAATTCATGGTTCAACTCGGTATGCGGCTGCTGATGGAGGGCGATGAGTTCGCAATTCTCGAGCTCCGCGGTGGGACTCATCTGGTTCTCACGAACTGCGACGAGCCCGCATCGGGTGAGGCTCCCTTCGATCTGATGGTCGAAGATCTGGACGCCAGCTACGAGCGAATTCGCGCGCTCAATTATGTCACGTCGGAAATTGAGTCGGGGGAAATCCACAGTTCCTTCACGGTTACCGCACCATCCGGACACACGATCAAGTTCAACTCAAACCACGTATCCGACCAGCCGGTCTAG